TTATTTTGGCTGATGAGACCTCTCGTCAGGACTATGTTGGCCTGTACTCcctgttatttttattacatcTATCAGAGCAGGACAACTTAAACCTATCTCATTCCTAGCATACCTACATCCAATCTCAAACTGAGctgaggtctaatcagccaaaGAAGCTTGGGTGGGTATTGCTTTAATAAAGGATTACTGGTAATACCATATAGAaattacagtgcattcagaaagtattcagacctttacttttttctcattttgttatgttgcaacctTATCCtcaatttgtttaaattcaatttttaagcTCATCAGTCCACtaaataccccataatgacaacgcaaaacacagaattttagacatttttgtaaatttattaacTAAGGAAAaacttgagaggatctgcagataagaatggcagaaaatccccaaatccaggtgtgcaaagcttgccACATCATACACAAGAAGACTCAAGCCTGTAATCGCTGTCAAAAGGTGCCTCAAttaagtactgagtaaagggtctgaatacttccgTCAATGTGTAATTTCAGTTAttccttttcaataaatttgaaaaaatgtctaaaattctgttttcactttgtcattatggcatattgagtgtagactgatgaagCTGCATGgtaacaaaatgtggaaaaagtaaaggggtctgaatactttctgaatgcactgtaattACTATTAAATGTTTTGGTTACAgcaataatcaaattaaaataatgtttatattcaacaaaattatttataacTATCATAAATACTACTGCATGATCCAGACTGTAGCTGAAACCCTTTCTAAGTGTtcagaatcacacacacacgcacacacgcacgcgcacgcgcacacacacacacacacacacacacacacacacacacacacacacacacacacaaagatgggTTCATGCATGGGgacaatgtaaaataaagtgtaaaatattACACTTTGCTGTCTGCAGTGCTTCCCATACATTCCcataaattgtagctacaggAAATAtcctgggttacactctccccGGTCACATGATGCACCTGCCGCCACCACCaataaattctcaacctgtCGGAAACACTGCTGTGAGCAATAGTTTTCAATCTTAGACGTAAGGGAGATAAGGGAGGATGAAAGGCTGAGGGGAATATAattgtaaatgaataatttaaggGATATATACATAaaactttattaatttaaaaatagatgattaaaatacaaattttgtaAGGAAACAGACAAGATCAGTGTGACCATTTCAACTGACTTTCTACATCACACGCAATAAAAAGCAGTTACTTCAGCTTGTTCAAAGACAAGGGAAATGTCTAACAAAAGTATACACTGCACCGTACACTGATCCACAGTGTAGGTGGATCTCGTGACAGATCGCTGCTCTTCTGAGCTCTTACACGTGAAAAAGAAGGCTGTTTGCATGTCAGCGTTGTTTGTAAACCACTCTGGCCACTGTGAGTATACTTTTCATTATATTCTTCAAATGTCGACATTCACAGCCTAGACTTCTCAATAAAATTTCAGAGAATGTATTTGTGGTATGCGTACTGACCTGTCTGCGGTAGACGGCATCTTTAAGTAATGTAACGACATCTTGTCCCTCACAGCCGCTGGCTTTGAAACCCTTTGTCCACTTCAGAAGAATGCCCTGGACAGATGATAGCAGGATTTGAGTGAGTGTAtgattctgtgtgtgcataaagAATAACAACATCTGACTACACAGACGACATGTGGAGATTACTGCAATAGCTGCTGAGTTTTCTATTATTGATAATACATTATGAGTAAAGGTAAATGAGAATGTATTGTTTGCCACACTGAGAAATATAGTACAGCAGTAATTAAGATGTTGCCTGTCTTATAAAGGATGTGCTGTGATTTTCTGGCATCTTTGTTTCTGATTAACCAGTACACTGTGGGTTGTTTACAGTAGTTTGAAGTTTCTCCAGCTGTCTGcataattcaaaacaaaaacaagtattaccttatttaaaatactgaagAATTTTTCGTTTCACTACGTACTTCTTGCATTTTACACAATACAGTGTGGCCTCACAAATGTCATCCATAAATTTCAGGCTTTGTTCAGTGTGGTCAACCAGAGCTCAGTAGACATTGCTTGAGTTAGGGGTGTTGTCACTATGTAGAGCAACACCGACAATTACTTTGCAGGTAATTGGCCTTTAATGAAATCACAGATGACAAACATCCTTTGCAGAATCATCTACATGAACCTTTCCTAAACTTGACTAATGTTGCATGTGGTACACCATCATtaggttttatttcatgtttttatgctGGAAAGCAAAGGCATCTTACTCgatcacaaacacaaaccaccaAAATATGTTTCTGTATGAGCCCATGGCTGAACTATGCCAGACATTAGAACATTTGGAGAGGGTGATTCATGGGCTAAATTCAcattcaaagtgcttcacattGTCGTTATCAGCGAAATGATACTTCCAGCTGCTAGGAATtgtcagtatttgtttttcaagttaATATGTCATCTTGAAAACTGAGCTTGCAAGATTTAGGATGACTTTATACACTCCCCACCATAGTGTGCTGAAAGGTTCATTAAGCAGAGTACAGTGCAGACTGGCTTCTCTACCTAAAACACTAATGTTGTTGTAAAAGGCTCAGAACCATATGGTGGGAATGTATGGACAAACAatcattaaaacacaataatatgCAAATTATGGTCTCCAACAAAGTATATAATCCTAAAATTCTCACTCCTGAACATATTAAAAACCCTGTTCCCATGTTTTCCATATGTAGGGAAACAAATAGTTTAGAACCACACCTCTACACATAATAACTAaattttcagttaaaatttaGCAGTACAAAAATTGTGTATCACAATTTTTTCCAACAAACAGTAGTGTGTCTTaatgaagtgaaaaagaaaatcacattcaGTTAGTCatagttaataataataataatgatactaGGGAAGTCACTGCAAGGTGGTCAAGCTGGTTTTGGctcataaatacaaacagaagaAGTGTCCTGTCTTAACTCACGCTGATGAACACAAAGGCTTTACTGTATTGCAATTAAAATATAATCCATTCACAAATTTGgcaaaagagaaggagaaggagagaaggagaaggagaaggaatgAATGCAGGTGTTGCAGGGAACAAAGAGATATTGTTTCTAACAACTTAATGTCATTCACGCAAAGTTCATCAACATGCGCAAAAATATAGGTAGATTTAATGTGTCATACATATGATAGCTAGTCTCACACTTAAAATtaatactgaataaaacaatACCTGATCCAGTTTGCTTTGATGACAAGGGAAGGAGAATGTAAATCCTAGAGGTAAGGATGCTCCTCTCATGCCCATGTACTCCAGAAAGTCAGCGATGCAGTCCACAATATGACTGAAAAGCTGGTACACGAGACAGTAAGGGGGGGAGGCATTAGCAGGTTACAATATACCACTTTTTACCCTCAGTTTTGcaaaaacagtatttatcaGTTTTACATGGTGCAAGTGGAGAGAAAAGCATGTTTCTACACAACAAATCACTACTGATTCTTTCTTGTGGCACCCCTGTGTGCTGTGTGGAGCAAAGGATAATACACATTatacaaatataatacaatGAATAGTGTTCCACCATTATGCATTGCATCAGACAAAACTCTTTACATGTAAAGTGAAATTTTTactcaatttgtttttaattacgACAAAACATTGAAGGAGATGATTCAATCTCACAGAGGTCCCACAGTTTCATCTTTTCAGTTGCTGTAATCACTTATGTGAAATACTAAAGCACTTCAACCCCCCATGATGTTTTACCTCTTCCCCTGTGCCTTGCATGGTCTCCTGTGGGATACTGTAGATCTTCTGGTGCATGTCCACATTGTGTCTCTTTCCACTTCGCACTCGCACAAGCAATACCCGAAAGCTGGAGCCTCCGAGGTCCAAAGCCAGGAAGTCGCCATGCTCTGATGAAGACAATAAAGACCAGAGTTCTGAACACTTACACAAAGCATTATATAAAAGAGAAATCTTAACTCAATAACAAGTGGAGGGTCTTTTCTCTAAAGCTACCTGTTCCATCTGGCGTAGATCTGACATAGGTGGGAAGCATCTTGACGCTTGCCTGCTCATGGGTTTGCTTTGACAGGCCTCGCACCATCTCCTCACTCATTCGCTTTTTCACCTCCAGCAACTGTTCACGGCTGAAACGCAAGGTGTCAAGGATGCGCTGACGCTCCAAATGTTGAGCGGCAAGACGGTGAGCTACTGCTGTTACCATTGCAGCACCCTTCCCACTGCCGTCCTGCGACTGCAAGAAACGCACATCACAGTCCGGCACAAGTCGCCGTACCATCTTTTGGAGCCTCCTGTGAAACCTAGGTAAAGGttatacattttgttaaaatctttgttgttttgaaattaCCTCTTTGATCCCTTTTCTCTTGCACAGATCAGCTCATGGAAGGTAAAGTTGCAAAAATGCTGATATATGCCATGTCATTTGAGATTTACTCCTCGAAATGCATAAATATAGTTCATGTTCAGAAAGTTCAATTGGGAACATAGAAAACTGACCTAAACTACCTACTCTGTGTGAGTAGGCattgtcaaactgttccttgcTTCCTTTTGATCAATTCTTTTTTAggttgcatttgttttgtttttcagccaaaattattattattatcaaaactccataattttttaaaattttctttttaaagcaatGTTGACAATTCTTTTCCATATTGAGGATTAAGACTGTGTGGTCAATCATCGTGACACACATTTAGTCACATTTAGTACCTCTGCAAAGGAAGAgacaatacagtatgtgatcCCCTACATGTCTCCTTGCCTGTGACCAACAGATCACCAAAACTGATCACCAGAATGTCATTAAATAATGTGGAGATAATGTGCCCTcacaagaggaagaaaacttCTAATTTTGGTAACTTAATGACATTTTCTCTAGCTCCACTATCACAGTAACCTTTCCAATTTCAAAAAAACTAATCTTCTGACCCTTTGTTGCACAAACAATGTCTACCCTGTCCATAAACCTTCCTGTCATGACACTATCAGCCAACATTagtgtaaaaatgcaaatgaatgaatgaatgaatgaatgaatgtgtcaGCCTCTGTGTGTAAAACCTACAGGTTTTCTGTGTGactgtccttctctctccaaCTTCTActttcagtaaaaatacaaaatgctaattaaaaaaacataaaaatttatACTAACTCATTGTtgtgaaaaaacagacacaagtaGAGCATATCTGTTTTTATAACAAGTAACAGGACCCAAATGCATACTAGGACAGATCGTACAAAATTAAAAGGCTGTTTATATTATCAGTAGGCAAGCAGAAATGGCAAGCAAGCAGAGGATAAACAACAAGCAGGCAACCAGTAAACAGACAGGCAGGGGAATATGCATATGCGATTAAGCTGATAGCAAAAATTATTCATCTCCCATGGatttttatgtgttattttgttAGATTGTTTTTCCAAATCTGAATCAAAGTGgatgtaataataatcattCTGTGATACTCCTCTCACATTCCTCAGGCCAAACACACTCAGGAACATGCAAGTATACAGAATGTTTCCAGGCAACAATATGAATTCACAAAATCACAGCTATTGTTTGTATTCCATTCAGCTCTATTCACCTGACATGCATTCAGTCTTGCAGCCACTCTACATCAAATCACTTTATAAACTACGGCCCTTAGCTCAAgtctatgtatgtgtttgtgagataCACTAAGACAGATGTGATGGTATTCAGGATCACTTACTCTGGATGATTCTTGTAAACAGAGCCATCCACTCCAATAGTAGTACGCAGCTTCTCGGCTGCTTTGTTATCCCGGATCTGCCGCAGAACTGCAGCTAGAGTGGCAGCACACAAGTGCGCGGCCCGTGTAGATACTATCTGACACACCCTCTGAGTGGTTATGCAGTCTTCAACCGATGGGTCCAGACCCAGGCCCCGAAGCACCTTCTCAGCACTTGTCAGACCTTCCTCGTCTCTGCAggagaaaacaaataacaatcACTATAACTTAGACTGCTTGGTGGGATCCTAAACAAGTTATGTGCAATGCAATTTGATTGCTCAGTGTCATTTTAAACTGCTTATATGACCTGCCTGCATCTACTGCTATACTTCACTGGCCCAATGAAACCACTGTAATTTCACATGTAATGCAAACTAATCTTTTCAGCTGTTAGGTGAGCCTGCTCTTTGGGTATTAAGTTAGTCATTGATTGCCAGTTTGATTAACATATGCTCATACTGTTTGTAGAATCTTCTCTTTCATCCAGATGATACAATGTCAGGTAAAAGCTGAACCAGctattggatttttttgtcaCCTTGAGgacatttcactgtttttcagctCTAAGTGGGCATAATTTCTCTGCTGCTTACAATATCACTATAATATAGTTTCCTCTGAGTTGctcaatcaaacacacacaaaaactaacTTGTCATTCTCAATGGCATAGATGTATCTGGTGTTGAAGCTTCCAGTGGTGAGAAGCTCTACTGTAGTCTTGCCCTGGAACAGCAGCTGCTCTTTGGCCATTCTCACCAGGATGAGACGGACCAGTTCCCCCATGTACATGCCACTGATCATCTTCTCAAACCTGCACACCAACacaaagcagagaaacaaaacaatgtcacaTTCATATTTACTAAAGCTGAAACAACACTGTATCTttacatgcacataaaaaacacaaatttaggCAAATGAAAGCCTGGCAGATGCtgaaattttgacatgaaaatTCTCATGAAATCAGTGATGTTTCAGCAAGGACACCTCCTGTTTACATATGTATAGAGGAAATAAGCCCTTTCACTCCAGACACagatcaaaaaatgaaaatactggtACACTTTGAGACTGTGACAATTCACAGATTTACTTACTTCTTCAGTACGAAATGATGTATAAAAGCATATAACGCTGCTGTAATTGTACAACTATGAGAGAATGTCAGCAGTCACTGAATTTGACTGGCAGTAATTAGACAGCATAATGATAACATGCTATTTATTATGCTGATGAACACAACCTCATGACCAAAGATTTTATTAATAGCAAACAGCAGccatattaaatttaaaacgAAGCAGGTCAGACAACAGGGAGGGCTCtactaaaatatgataaatataatGATATGAGTAATTGGATATAAAGGCCTCTGTTACACAAGCCCATCTGAAGTTGAGTTAACTGAAGCCACTACTACACTGAGAGCCGTTTTGTGTTGTACCAAGTCGAGGTCAAAGACACTCACAGCTGCCTGCCAGGGTTCAGAGAGCCTGCATCTATTTCCCGGTCAATGTCAGTGCGCAGGTCCTCCAGGGCACCATCGTCTCCAAAAGCACCCCACTCCGTATTAACACACATCCGCCCCTCGTCACCATCCAGCAGATCAAGGTTCCTCATCTGCTCCATGTAGCAGGCATTGGTCCCCGTTCCTTGAGAAATGGGATGTTATCATAACAATGACAAAGAAGTTCTCATCCAAACATAAGAGGCAGAATGACAAAACATGTTACAGCAGTGTTTGTCAGTCATGTTTGAATCCATGGAATCATGCTGTCAGCCTCTCCAAAGAAGGCCATTAAAACTAACAATCACTCTTCCTTCAGTAACCAGAATCTTTACCTGTGTCTGCTCACTAAGCCGAAAACTCATAAGCCAACCTTTGCTACTcttttgtttatatgttttgaattttgttctGCGGTATGGCCAACCTTGTGTTAATTTAGTCTGTGCTACACACCATACTGATCTCTAAAGAAACCGTTTTGACATATTATGTGgtatgttttataattttttatgttCTATAATGAAGTATTATTCACTCACtaatttgtatttattggtCTTTGTTGAATCTTTACATGTTATTTAAATAAGAGCATTAACGATTTGAAAAAAGTATCTGGAGGAAAGCCTGATACCTAGGGTATATAGGTATTGGGCATGTACTGTAGATTAGATGTAAATGAGAAAGTAATTTCCATTTAGCTGCATCAGTTTAAAGATCTTGGTGTTGTGCTTCCTGCCTCACTGTCACACTatcatggcttactgggatgcttgaatagaacagagacATTGTTAATGTTAGTATTTACACttatgacaaatcaaaatgtctgctgactCAATTTACTGATGAGAATGATAAACAGATTATTTGTCTTGCCTTAACAGGTATAAACTGAGAGTGAAGCAGATGTCAATAAAGCAGCTTGTACAGACCCACAGAGAGGTCTAATAAGGCAAAATACATGGAGACACCTCTGTGGGTGGAATGTACATTCTTTGATTCACAATAAGGATATAAAGCAGTCTGGGATAACAAAATCTACACGTCTGTACCATTTCAGAACTACAGGTACAATAGCAATATCCCAGGATGCAAAATGTAATCTGATTCATGAAGTTGGAAAGGGATCCTAATCAAGTTTTTCTTCAAGCATAGTAGGAGCACAATGATGTTTGTGTATTGTGTGACATAACattaaatttataaattaataacCCTGCCAAATAAAGTAATTGATTTTAGCTGGTGCACTACCAAACATAACTGGCATTATGTGGGATATTCCTGTCACTGCACTTGGGACTCTTCTAAGACAGTGATTCTCAACAACTGGCTGTGACCTGGTACTGGGATATATATATGATATCTAAATAAACTTGAGTTTCTGTTTCacgcttctctctctcttgctcgcCCACATCAGCACTCTGACTCTCCCCTCTGCCAACTTTTAATGCTTTTCATGGTTTGGAGACATTCTTCAACATAGGCATATTACCTGTAAAAAACTGAGCTCACCAGGGAATCAGTTTACTTTTGTagtagaaattaaattaattaacttatttttaactttcttttgtCAAGTAAGTGACAACACTGTGGAAAATCCATAACATACAGAATTATGATTCAGACACATgtctggagggagggagggatcTGACTGAGTCCACATACGCATGAATTGAATTTTAGTTTGCTGCacaggtgaaaaattaaaagtaagcCTCAATAactgagtggagaaacatagaAAAAGACCCATACAGGGAAAAGGGCTCACTGAATGATTTAATGAGTAATAATGTGAATTATGTGTTATGTTCCTGatagtcaccagatctcaacccgactcaacacctatgggagatttttttttactgttcatGAACATAGTTATGTTTGCTCCTCCAACAATAGCACACAATGAGCAGTGATACACAGGGCAAATGTTGGGCTGTCCCCAAAGACTGTACATTGATTAACTGAGGTGCTGCTCATTGGGTAATATTTACCCTAATGCTAACACTTACTCACCTTCATCGAACCTTATTATCTGATTTACACTCAGTTAGATTGGACTCACCTACAATGAGGCCAATTTCACAGTGATGATCATCGTAGCCACAGGTCATCATGGCTCCCACTGTGTCATTGATCACTGCCACAATGTCAATGTCAAAGTCCTGCAATGAGATTTAGTTtaactttaaatattaaaaccagcATAGACGTGGCATATCAGTAGCGTCCATGGTTTTTACTTCCGGCcaggggacctttgttgcatgtcatacccctctccctctccccatgTTTCATATCTGTATCACCACTACTGCTTTCGTATAaaggtgtatttgttttcagccCAGCCTCTGCCCCGGAATGACCGCAAATTTCaaaagttgaaacattttcaactcacATAGAGATGTCTGTGTGCTTCTGGGCCACTTTGCAACTAATCACATCTTTCCATTGACTTTATATGCAACCTGGCTGCATCTAAAATTTGCATGCCATTCTGTCTGAACTCACAGTAAACATGTCCAGCTGACAGTCATGATGGTAGCCCCTGACTGCATAACAGAGCTGTGGAATGCAGACCCGATATAACTGATGACAGCACAGTCCCAGAGCAAACGCTGTGATAGATGCCTAGTACAAGTAAGCCCCTAAGGCCCTCAGATCTAGAACAAATCAGGCTGGGGGTCTACCTCTTTCTCTTATTCTGAGTATGTCCATAAGTACAGCTTAATGACCAAATTACTGGGGCTTTTAGAAGTGGTGTTCAAAACCAGTGACTGGTCAACTGATCTGCTCTGTCAAGTGCTCCTCATCATCCAACAACTGGATAGTCAGAGATGTCCCTAtcaagatgtgtgtgttttcttctagAGATCTGGGATTTAGAAAGAAGTTTCGGAAGAAGGGACAGGTTGTATGCCCTGGTGCCTGTCAGTGAGAGCTGCCAGGGGTGCTTTGAGTTCATTTTGCAAATTTCCCTCAAACTACCATAAGAGAGAATCACAGCAGCAATAACCTCAGACTGAGTCAGTCCTTTGTGCCCAAGAACATCTGTTCTTTCAGGTCTAGGGATATACAGTAACTATTCAACTATAATTTTGGGGTCCAAATgcaatttcatttacaaatttgCTCTGTGTCGTATTTCAATCTGCAGTGTTCATAGTTTTGGATTGCTAGTTGTCTTTTAGCGTTTGTTCttacatttctttgcattaaTTTCATAAAGTGAACAAACAAGATTTCTaggtttttttgtaaatttgtacaGATTTGGAAATGATCTACCTTGCAACTATCCTTTGTACACTCACCCCTCGTTTTTTGATGGATTTCCTCAGAAGGCTGACCACATCCTTTCCCTCTACACCACTTGACTTGAAGCCTTTGGTCCAGGACACCAAAACACTCTGCAAATAGgataataaagacagagaacagaATCAAGATTATCCCATTTCATTTAAGCCTGATCATATTGTGTCATAAGAATCAATTAACAACACACTGTTCAGAGCAGTTGTGCAGACCTCACCAATTAATAATATGATTGAGTGACACAActaacttaaaaaaagaaatattttagtAAGTCACCCTAGAAGAGAAACTGCAAGTGGCTAGAATAGTCCATGGATGGGATAAAATCTCAAGTGACAATGCACATCATGCAAATCACATCCTTAAATTTTGCCTTGAACTGGCAAAagttaaatgtattaaaaagtctaccaaatgcaaaacagcaaattgCTGCAAAAATTGCTAATTACTGTGTAAATCCAAATACCATATATTTCATAAGA
Above is a genomic segment from Xiphias gladius isolate SHS-SW01 ecotype Sanya breed wild chromosome 19, ASM1685928v1, whole genome shotgun sequence containing:
- the hk2 gene encoding hexokinase-2 isoform X1, with amino-acid sequence MFASSLLANYCTELHDGQAQKVDKFLHHLQLSDETLMDVSIRFRREMDKGLCRDTNPTAAVKMLPTFVRSTPDGTEQGEFLALDLGGTYFRVLLVKVMANGKQEVEMENQIYAIPEHLMKGNGSELFDHIADCLSNFLEKMGIKDKKLPLGFTFSFPCQQTKLDESQRLIYTSVLVSWTKGFKSSGVEGKDVVSLLRKSIKKRGDFDIDIVAVINDTVGAMMTCGYDDHHCEIGLIVGTGTNACYMEQMRNLDLLDGDEGRMCVNTEWGAFGDDGALEDLRTDIDREIDAGSLNPGRQLFEKMISGMYMGELVRLILVRMAKEQLLFQGKTTVELLTTGSFNTRYIYAIENDKDEEGLTSAEKVLRGLGLDPSVEDCITTQRVCQIVSTRAAHLCAATLAAVLRQIRDNKAAEKLRTTIGVDGSVYKNHPEFHRRLQKMVRRLVPDCDVRFLQSQDGSGKGAAMVTAVAHRLAAQHLERQRILDTLRFSREQLLEVKKRMSEEMVRGLSKQTHEQASVKMLPTYVRSTPDGTEHGDFLALDLGGSSFRVLLVRVRSGKRHNVDMHQKIYSIPQETMQGTGEELFSHIVDCIADFLEYMGMRGASLPLGFTFSFPCHQSKLDQGILLKWTKGFKASGCEGQDVVTLLKDAVYRRQEFDLNFVAVVNDTVGTMMTCGYEDPECEVGLIVGTGTNACYMEEIHNIELVEGDGGRMCVNMEWGAFGDNGELDDFCTQFDHVVDDCSNNPGKQRYEKMISGMYLGEIVRNVLIDFTTKGLLFRGKLSERLKTHGIFETKFLSQIEKDRLAMRQVRSILQHLGLTTSTCDDSVLVKEVCSVVARRAAQLCGAGLAAVVDKMRQNRNLNQLSITVGVDGTLYKTHPHFSSIMQETLQDLAPQCQVTFHKSEDGSGKGAALITAVACRIKSGGQH
- the hk2 gene encoding hexokinase-2 isoform X2 — translated: MFASSLLANYCTELHDGQAQKVDKFLHHLQLSDETLMDVSIRFRREMDKGLCRDTNPTAAVKMLPTFVRSTPDGTEQGEFLALDLGGTYFRVLLVKVMANGKQEVEMENQIYAIPEHLMKGNGSELFDHIADCLSNFLEKMGIKDKKLPLGFTFSFPCQQTKLDESVLVSWTKGFKSSGVEGKDVVSLLRKSIKKRGDFDIDIVAVINDTVGAMMTCGYDDHHCEIGLIVGTGTNACYMEQMRNLDLLDGDEGRMCVNTEWGAFGDDGALEDLRTDIDREIDAGSLNPGRQLFEKMISGMYMGELVRLILVRMAKEQLLFQGKTTVELLTTGSFNTRYIYAIENDKDEEGLTSAEKVLRGLGLDPSVEDCITTQRVCQIVSTRAAHLCAATLAAVLRQIRDNKAAEKLRTTIGVDGSVYKNHPEFHRRLQKMVRRLVPDCDVRFLQSQDGSGKGAAMVTAVAHRLAAQHLERQRILDTLRFSREQLLEVKKRMSEEMVRGLSKQTHEQASVKMLPTYVRSTPDGTEHGDFLALDLGGSSFRVLLVRVRSGKRHNVDMHQKIYSIPQETMQGTGEELFSHIVDCIADFLEYMGMRGASLPLGFTFSFPCHQSKLDQGILLKWTKGFKASGCEGQDVVTLLKDAVYRRQEFDLNFVAVVNDTVGTMMTCGYEDPECEVGLIVGTGTNACYMEEIHNIELVEGDGGRMCVNMEWGAFGDNGELDDFCTQFDHVVDDCSNNPGKQRYEKMISGMYLGEIVRNVLIDFTTKGLLFRGKLSERLKTHGIFETKFLSQIEKDRLAMRQVRSILQHLGLTTSTCDDSVLVKEVCSVVARRAAQLCGAGLAAVVDKMRQNRNLNQLSITVGVDGTLYKTHPHFSSIMQETLQDLAPQCQVTFHKSEDGSGKGAALITAVACRIKSGGQH